Proteins encoded in a region of the Clostridium beijerinckii genome:
- a CDS encoding MurR/RpiR family transcriptional regulator, whose translation MMTIYNLLLYANNLTETEKLLANYILENQEQVAGMSLDELAKVSFSSISTLHRLCKKIGLTGFKEFKIKFVEELYSKMNKPGNIDINFPFKKDDTQFQIASNIKQLYIDTLTNTFSFFNSEQLEDAVDLIYNAEIVDVYAVTNNIQTALNFQDKMQSIGRYVNVSLIPMNQVYRAAASNNKNKQVAIILSYSGKTPEIKEIALVLKRKEIETLVICSAQENYLTKLFKYHIFVSSKENLKKKISHYSSHIATQYVLDVIFSCIFNKDYEKNMEYRLNEFNKLDHRQVEE comes from the coding sequence ATGATGACAATTTATAATTTACTTTTATATGCGAATAATTTAACTGAAACAGAAAAATTACTTGCAAATTACATATTGGAAAATCAAGAGCAAGTTGCTGGTATGTCACTAGATGAATTAGCCAAAGTATCTTTTTCATCAATCTCAACTCTACACAGACTATGTAAAAAAATTGGATTAACTGGTTTCAAAGAATTTAAAATTAAGTTTGTTGAAGAACTATACTCCAAGATGAATAAACCAGGAAATATCGATATAAATTTTCCTTTCAAGAAAGACGATACACAATTTCAAATTGCAAGTAACATTAAGCAACTTTATATTGATACCTTAACCAACACTTTTTCCTTCTTTAATTCCGAACAGCTAGAAGATGCTGTTGATTTAATTTATAATGCCGAGATAGTCGATGTTTATGCCGTTACAAATAATATACAAACGGCATTGAACTTTCAAGATAAAATGCAAAGCATCGGTAGATACGTTAATGTTTCACTAATTCCAATGAACCAAGTATACCGTGCTGCCGCTTCCAATAATAAAAATAAGCAAGTTGCAATTATCCTTTCTTATTCTGGTAAGACACCTGAAATTAAAGAAATTGCTTTAGTTCTAAAACGTAAGGAAATAGAAACCTTAGTTATCTGTTCAGCTCAAGAAAACTATTTAACTAAGTTATTTAAATATCATATATTTGTTTCTAGTAAAGAAAATTTAAAAAAGAAAATTTCTCACTATTCTTCTCATATTGCTACACAATATGTTTTAGATGTCATATTCTCTTGTATCTTTAACAAAGATTATGAAAAAAATATGGAGTATCGCTTAAACGAATTTAACAAGTTAGATCATCGACAAGTAGAAGAATGA
- a CDS encoding PHP domain-containing protein: MLADYHMHTSFSDDSTYPMEDEIKKAISLGIDEICFTEHVDYGVKVDINCDYIAYINEFNRCREK; the protein is encoded by the coding sequence ATGTTAGCTGATTATCATATGCATACAAGTTTTAGTGATGATTCCACTTATCCTATGGAAGATGAGATCAAAAAAGCGATATCTTTAGGAATTGATGAAATATGCTTTACAGAGCATGTTGATTATGGAGTGAAAGTAGATATAAATTGCGATTATATAGCTTATATAAATGAATTTAATAGATGCAGAGAGAAATAG
- a CDS encoding Cof-type HAD-IIB family hydrolase, with protein MAYKLIACDMDETLLNDNHIICQRNIDLIKRAKKEYGVKFVPATGRGYSSIQKDLKILDLYDQAGEYIISFNGGALTENKDNRLLQFKGLRFDKMKEIFEYGLNKDVCIHVYTKDKLYIYNLSQSEEERIKNQKLECTIMKENTVNFLEKEPIAKIIYQNIDVQYLMGIEPDMRSITEGYCAVSYSSNRYMEFNSLGVDKGSGLINLAKILDIDIKDTIAVGDNYNDMSMLKVAGLSVAAGNAVEDVKRACDYTTEADNNEGVVAELIEKFILKK; from the coding sequence ATGGCATATAAACTAATAGCTTGTGATATGGATGAGACATTATTAAATGATAATCATATAATTTGTCAAAGAAATATTGATTTAATAAAAAGAGCCAAGAAAGAGTATGGAGTAAAATTTGTACCAGCTACAGGAAGAGGTTATTCTTCTATTCAGAAGGACTTGAAGATTTTAGACTTATATGATCAGGCTGGGGAATATATTATTTCCTTTAATGGCGGCGCCTTAACAGAAAATAAGGATAACAGGCTACTGCAATTTAAAGGATTAAGGTTCGATAAGATGAAAGAAATTTTTGAGTATGGATTAAATAAGGATGTTTGTATACATGTTTATACAAAAGATAAATTGTATATTTATAATTTATCACAAAGTGAAGAAGAAAGAATTAAAAATCAAAAATTAGAGTGTACTATTATGAAAGAAAACACAGTGAATTTTCTTGAAAAGGAACCAATTGCAAAGATTATATATCAAAATATAGATGTTCAATATCTTATGGGTATTGAGCCAGATATGAGAAGTATTACAGAGGGGTATTGTGCTGTAAGTTATTCGTCAAATCGATATATGGAATTTAATTCATTAGGGGTAGATAAAGGAAGTGGCCTAATTAACCTAGCAAAAATTTTGGATATAGATATTAAAGACACAATTGCTGTAGGAGATAACTACAACGATATGTCTATGTTAAAAGTAGCAGGCCTATCAGTAGCGGCGGGAAATGCAGTTGAAGATGTAAAAAGAGCTTGTGATTATACAACAGAAGCCGATAATAATGAAGGTGTTGTCGCTGAATTAATTGAGAAGTTTATATTGAAGAAATAG